The following are encoded in a window of Lawsonia intracellularis PHE/MN1-00 genomic DNA:
- a CDS encoding DNA circularization protein gives MGWNTDLLDAQFRGIPFYVQSITDKGSKSLVVHEYPYRSGGAVEDMGSSARTIPIRAIFWGENYLSNLQKLIEALEQPGPGELIHPVFGSVTVVIKTWQIDHTAQHPDYAEVVFEAIVSALDTNFFTHTTQRTQAEQSSLTAKNAATVLLEHSSQHVTRHIQTNFTSPRVQSQTMQLLMDILDFYDPSGDVPRSTTIFVLHPEAYLAELLAVQKAILEHIPVSSVMKGFPYWSDCFPKITPSCGMKTFEYNEKYPTGVGNCSVQWTSNGSPGVHPQVPSLAIPPNSTIEKYVVQDEIASGCDVSMSSQHIIAIGIILHVILSQTALAILTASQLFLDECTTPTLTPLQLDTIVGNIRARIQDCLVAVRKNVPTQDVHGFSEPLRTAAEAIQSLGTIALNIRPPLITYTVQHEESLHLFIST, from the coding sequence ATGGGTTGGAATACAGATTTACTTGATGCACAATTTAGAGGCATTCCTTTTTATGTACAATCAATTACAGATAAAGGTAGTAAGTCTTTAGTTGTGCATGAATATCCATATCGTTCAGGTGGAGCCGTGGAAGATATGGGCAGTTCAGCAAGAACTATCCCTATTCGTGCTATTTTTTGGGGAGAGAATTATCTTAGCAATCTCCAAAAGCTTATTGAAGCACTAGAACAACCAGGACCAGGAGAGCTTATACATCCAGTTTTTGGGAGTGTAACTGTTGTTATTAAAACATGGCAGATTGATCATACAGCACAACATCCTGATTATGCAGAAGTTGTATTTGAAGCTATTGTTTCAGCATTAGATACAAATTTTTTTACACATACTACACAAAGAACACAGGCAGAACAATCGTCTCTTACTGCTAAAAATGCTGCTACAGTCTTATTAGAGCATTCATCTCAACATGTAACTAGGCATATCCAAACAAACTTTACATCACCTAGAGTACAATCTCAGACAATGCAACTATTAATGGACATATTAGATTTTTATGATCCATCGGGTGATGTGCCACGTTCAACTACTATTTTTGTTTTGCATCCAGAAGCATATCTTGCTGAACTTCTTGCTGTTCAAAAGGCTATCTTAGAACATATCCCAGTGTCATCAGTAATGAAAGGATTTCCTTATTGGTCTGATTGTTTCCCAAAAATTACACCAAGTTGTGGAATGAAAACGTTTGAATACAATGAAAAGTATCCTACAGGAGTAGGTAATTGCAGTGTTCAATGGACGTCTAATGGAAGTCCAGGAGTACATCCTCAAGTGCCTTCTTTAGCTATTCCTCCTAATAGTACTATAGAGAAATACGTTGTTCAGGATGAAATAGCCTCAGGGTGCGATGTAAGTATGTCTTCTCAACATATCATAGCTATAGGTATTATATTACACGTGATACTGAGTCAGACAGCTTTAGCTATTCTTACAGCAAGTCAATTGTTTTTGGATGAGTGTACTACCCCCACCCTTACACCTCTTCAACTTGATACAATTGTAGGTAATATTCGTGCACGTATTCAAGATTGTCTTGTTGCAGTCAGAAAGAATGTTCCAACACAAGATGTCCATGGGTTTTCAGAACCATTAAGAACAGCTGCAGAAGCTATTCAGTCACTTGGGACAATAGCTCTCAATATACGTCCACCATTGATCACATATACTGTTCAGCATGAGGAGAGCCTTCATTTATTTATTAGCACATAG
- a CDS encoding phage baseplate assembly protein: MNTVTTIRDVCPTLCVAGHMHRDWLRYSVDSGFFTPADGWSVSLGLPDGKLPSWLALWAEVELAFDGIVALTGRIDHIRHSVNTKGHSLELAGRDKAGILLDCSAPIFVTQQITLPELIATVVRPLGIDTIDVDTLSTLLFQKSTVEPGMTAWEAIQDAASANGLWPWFTPDGTLKIARPDYSKAPVACLNLRCSGVGNNVLELSVTYDISKQYSTVTALSQSQGNEISQAIPILKSVATDSDTPSRPLVLRKGHIDNTQFLTNIAENIIHEGKLCSVTVMAKVQGHFVEPGVLWEPGQRVTIFSEPHEIDETFFLTKRTFIGGRFGTFTLLKLQQDNVWLST, from the coding sequence ATGAATACAGTAACAACTATTCGTGATGTTTGTCCTACCTTGTGTGTTGCTGGTCATATGCATAGAGACTGGTTACGATATTCAGTGGATTCAGGTTTCTTTACTCCTGCTGATGGATGGAGTGTAAGTCTTGGTCTTCCAGATGGTAAACTCCCTTCATGGCTTGCATTATGGGCTGAAGTAGAACTTGCTTTTGATGGAATTGTTGCATTAACAGGACGTATTGATCATATCCGTCATAGTGTGAACACTAAAGGACACTCTTTGGAACTTGCTGGACGTGATAAAGCAGGGATACTCCTAGATTGTTCAGCGCCTATTTTTGTTACACAACAGATAACGCTTCCTGAGTTGATTGCTACTGTTGTAAGACCGTTAGGGATTGATACTATCGATGTTGATACACTTTCAACTTTATTGTTTCAGAAAAGTACAGTAGAGCCAGGAATGACAGCATGGGAAGCTATTCAGGATGCTGCATCAGCTAATGGATTATGGCCATGGTTTACTCCAGATGGAACGCTAAAGATTGCTCGTCCAGATTATTCAAAAGCACCTGTCGCTTGTTTAAACCTTAGATGTTCAGGCGTAGGTAATAATGTCCTTGAATTAAGTGTAACCTATGATATCAGTAAGCAATACTCTACTGTAACTGCTCTTTCTCAATCTCAAGGGAATGAAATTTCACAGGCAATACCTATCCTTAAATCTGTTGCTACAGATTCAGACACACCATCTCGTCCATTAGTTCTCAGGAAAGGACATATTGATAATACACAGTTTTTAACAAACATAGCAGAGAATATTATTCATGAAGGGAAACTTTGTAGTGTTACAGTGATGGCAAAAGTTCAGGGGCATTTTGTTGAGCCTGGAGTATTATGGGAACCAGGACAACGAGTTACTATTTTTAGTGAACCTCATGAAATAGATGAAACGTTTTTTCTTACAAAGAGAACATTTATAGGTGGTCGCTTTGGAACGTTTACACTGTTGAAGTTACAGCAAGACAATGTATGGTTGAGTACATAG
- a CDS encoding phage baseplate assembly protein V, whose amino-acid sequence MSFYDAVNKQINKALVAVRLPFRARLTKLQTKTPLQLVQGEGLSQEQLQSVELLQQFGFTSGVPIDSQLIVLPIGGKTVHSVIIATENTAFRVHVEHGETAIYNQWGAKVVLKKEKIVEIDCEQLQIKATKGITMQTESFSLSASEAKMKTNLHVEGDVSLSGKLESDGDQVAAGISLLQHTHGGVESGGSNTQPPSK is encoded by the coding sequence ATGTCTTTTTATGATGCAGTGAACAAGCAAATTAATAAAGCACTTGTTGCTGTAAGACTTCCATTTCGTGCCCGTTTGACAAAACTTCAGACAAAAACACCATTGCAACTTGTACAGGGAGAAGGTCTTTCACAAGAACAACTACAATCTGTAGAACTTCTGCAACAGTTTGGGTTTACGTCAGGTGTCCCCATAGACTCTCAATTAATTGTTCTTCCAATAGGGGGAAAGACTGTTCATTCAGTTATCATTGCAACAGAAAATACAGCATTTCGTGTCCATGTTGAACATGGTGAAACAGCTATTTACAATCAATGGGGAGCAAAGGTTGTTCTTAAAAAAGAAAAGATTGTTGAAATCGACTGTGAACAACTTCAAATTAAGGCAACAAAAGGTATCACAATGCAGACAGAGTCATTTTCTCTCTCTGCGTCTGAAGCAAAGATGAAGACAAATCTTCATGTTGAAGGAGATGTCTCTCTATCAGGTAAGCTAGAATCAGATGGCGATCAGGTTGCTGCAGGGATTTCTCTTTTACAGCATACACATGGTGGTGTGGAGTCAGGAGGCTCAAATACTCAACCTCCCTCTAAGTAA
- a CDS encoding queuosine precursor transporter encodes MTKAEKVYTGLCGLFSILIVLSNLTYQKFVALPILPFHTFEISVGAILYPLTFLLTDLITEFYSKERANFCVKFAIIINIVVAGILMFMDSLTATEWSKLDNDTFHNVFGFYSVAFIGSILACYISQAFDIIFYLWIRKITKGKYLWLRSSGSTSISLLIDTSIVISVMSLFGILPPEQILPLIGNSYSWKLFFTVSMIPVFYGLVGIMRFTLTGKKIRIQTDPISTTTSI; translated from the coding sequence ATGACAAAAGCAGAAAAAGTATACACTGGTCTTTGTGGATTGTTTTCTATCCTTATTGTTCTAAGTAACCTTACCTATCAAAAATTTGTTGCATTACCTATTTTGCCATTCCATACATTTGAAATTTCGGTAGGTGCCATACTCTATCCATTAACATTCCTTCTTACAGACCTTATCACTGAGTTTTATAGTAAAGAGCGAGCTAATTTTTGTGTAAAGTTTGCCATCATAATTAATATTGTTGTTGCTGGTATCCTTATGTTTATGGATTCTCTTACTGCTACTGAATGGTCAAAGCTTGATAATGATACATTCCATAATGTCTTTGGATTTTATAGTGTAGCTTTTATTGGTTCAATTCTAGCTTGTTATATCTCCCAAGCTTTTGATATTATCTTTTATTTATGGATACGTAAAATAACAAAAGGTAAATATCTGTGGTTAAGAAGTAGTGGTAGTACGTCTATATCCCTTCTAATTGATACATCTATTGTTATCAGTGTGATGTCGCTATTTGGGATTCTACCTCCAGAACAGATTCTTCCACTTATTGGTAACAGCTATTCCTGGAAACTCTTTTTTACAGTTTCTATGATCCCTGTTTTTTATGGACTTGTTGGTATTATGAGATTTACTCTTACTGGAAAAAAGATACGTATACAAACAGACCCAATATCAACGACAACAAGTATCTGA
- a CDS encoding RidA family protein, whose translation MINAISAITPVRPIDPYPQNILTNECIYLCELPRDPSTNTIPETIEEQTQQVMKNIEASLAASGLGFHHVTKVSITLVNPSNYKLVKRIYDHFFLGYNPECRFHAASMLREHSQIEVEVVAVKTNDPM comes from the coding sequence ATGATTAATGCTATTTCAGCTATTACTCCTGTACGGCCTATAGATCCATATCCACAAAATATTCTAACAAACGAGTGTATCTATCTCTGTGAATTACCAAGAGATCCATCAACAAATACTATCCCTGAAACAATTGAAGAGCAAACCCAACAAGTCATGAAAAATATAGAGGCTTCACTAGCAGCCTCTGGCCTTGGCTTCCATCATGTAACAAAAGTAAGTATTACTCTTGTTAACCCATCAAACTACAAACTTGTTAAACGCATATACGATCACTTCTTCTTAGGATACAACCCTGAGTGTAGATTTCATGCTGCTAGTATGCTCCGTGAGCACTCTCAAATTGAAGTTGAAGTTGTTGCTGTTAAAACAAATGATCCCATGTAA
- a CDS encoding GDP-L-fucose synthase family protein — MKKNACIYIAGHRGLVGSALVQTLQSAGYTNLITRTKEELDLRNQAAVESFFATERPEYVFFSAAKVGGIQANNIYPATFISDNLQIQTNVIQTAYTYGVKKFLFLGSSCIYPRDCPQPIKEEYLLTGPLEPTNEWYAIAKIAGIKLCQAYRKQYGFDAISIMPTNLYGPRDNFHLTESHVLPALLRRFHEAMVNNLPYVTIWGTGTPRREFLYVEDVASACLLLMEKYSELEPINVGYGEDCTIYSLSKTIADVVGFKGEIVTDPSKPDGTPQKWLDISKIKSLGWKPTISLYEGIKKTYNWYLQHIINNNI, encoded by the coding sequence ATGAAAAAAAATGCTTGTATTTATATTGCCGGACATCGTGGTTTAGTAGGAAGTGCGCTTGTCCAAACATTACAATCTGCTGGATATACCAATCTTATTACACGTACAAAAGAAGAACTTGATTTACGAAATCAAGCAGCTGTAGAATCCTTTTTTGCAACAGAACGTCCTGAATATGTCTTTTTTTCTGCCGCTAAAGTTGGAGGCATTCAGGCAAATAATATTTATCCAGCAACATTTATCTCTGATAATCTCCAAATACAAACAAATGTTATCCAAACAGCATATACATATGGTGTAAAAAAATTTTTATTTTTAGGTTCATCTTGTATCTATCCACGAGACTGTCCTCAACCAATTAAAGAAGAATACTTACTTACTGGTCCTCTTGAACCCACCAATGAATGGTATGCTATTGCCAAAATTGCAGGGATAAAACTCTGTCAGGCATATAGAAAACAATATGGTTTTGATGCCATCAGTATTATGCCTACAAACCTTTATGGACCTCGAGACAACTTCCATCTTACAGAAAGTCATGTTTTACCTGCTCTTTTAAGACGCTTCCATGAAGCCATGGTTAATAATTTACCATATGTAACTATTTGGGGAACTGGCACTCCACGAAGAGAATTTTTATATGTAGAAGACGTAGCTTCTGCCTGTCTACTCTTAATGGAGAAATACTCAGAACTAGAGCCTATCAATGTAGGCTATGGGGAAGATTGTACTATCTATAGTCTTTCAAAAACTATTGCAGATGTTGTAGGATTTAAGGGAGAAATTGTAACCGATCCATCAAAACCAGATGGCACTCCTCAAAAATGGTTAGATATTTCAAAAATTAAAAGCCTTGGTTGGAAACCAACAATATCTCTCTATGAAGGAATCAAAAAAACATATAATTGGTATTTACAACATATAATAAATAACAATATATAA
- the dnaB gene encoding replicative DNA helicase codes for MAKTKERLQKATQDLTLRVPPHSLEAEQAVLAGLLLRKSIAPQMAIDLQAEDFYFPQHQILFFTAITLYSQNQPIDLVTLAQKLRDKNQLEAIGGASYLSELVQLGVSAANAEFYAKIVHEKAIQRSLIEAGSSIVTSGFDTTQELSTLLDKAEQSIMNVSARKNVGVFKPVHSLINDLLNTAMQPATHGVTGLPTGYKALDQITRGLQPSDLIIIAARPAMGKTALALNLAMRAAITQKATVGIFSLEMSDKQLIQRMASLWGKIPYDNLCSGRLSPEEGERLFQTTELLNNAPLYINETPALTMLELRSQARRLKIEHNLDLIVVDYLQLLRSPRKADSRELEISDISRSLKALAKELNIPVVALSQLNRRLEERADKRPLLSDLRESGAIEQDSDLVMFIYRDEVYNKKEDNPKKGIAELIIGKHRNGRTGTVELSFLPRYTAFEELSK; via the coding sequence ATGGCTAAAACAAAGGAACGTCTTCAAAAAGCTACACAAGATCTTACACTACGTGTTCCTCCACATAGCCTTGAAGCAGAACAAGCCGTTCTTGCAGGACTATTATTACGTAAATCTATAGCACCACAAATGGCTATCGACTTACAAGCAGAAGATTTTTATTTCCCTCAGCATCAAATTCTTTTCTTTACAGCCATTACTTTATATAGCCAGAACCAACCTATAGATCTAGTAACATTAGCTCAAAAGCTCCGTGATAAAAATCAACTTGAAGCTATAGGTGGAGCATCATATCTAAGTGAACTTGTTCAATTAGGTGTTAGTGCTGCCAATGCTGAATTTTATGCAAAAATTGTTCATGAAAAAGCTATACAACGTAGTCTTATTGAAGCTGGCTCAAGTATTGTTACGTCAGGATTTGATACAACTCAAGAACTTTCAACCCTTTTAGATAAAGCAGAACAATCCATCATGAATGTATCTGCTAGAAAAAATGTAGGTGTCTTTAAGCCTGTACATTCACTTATTAATGATCTCCTTAATACAGCCATGCAACCAGCAACACATGGCGTCACAGGGCTCCCTACCGGATACAAAGCTCTTGATCAAATTACAAGAGGTTTACAGCCTTCAGATCTCATTATTATTGCAGCCAGACCTGCAATGGGGAAGACAGCTCTAGCACTAAACCTTGCTATGCGAGCAGCAATCACACAAAAAGCAACTGTAGGTATTTTTTCCCTTGAAATGTCAGATAAACAACTTATACAACGCATGGCCAGCTTATGGGGGAAAATTCCATATGATAACCTTTGCAGTGGACGCTTGAGTCCAGAAGAAGGAGAGCGTCTATTCCAAACCACAGAATTGCTTAATAACGCACCTCTTTATATCAATGAAACACCAGCACTCACTATGTTAGAACTTCGCTCACAAGCACGTAGACTTAAAATAGAACATAACCTTGATCTTATAGTTGTAGACTACCTTCAACTGCTACGTTCTCCACGAAAAGCAGACTCACGGGAACTTGAAATCTCTGATATTTCTCGTTCTCTTAAAGCTCTAGCAAAAGAGTTAAATATTCCTGTTGTCGCCCTCTCACAACTTAATAGAAGACTTGAAGAACGTGCAGATAAAAGACCTTTACTTTCAGATTTACGAGAATCTGGAGCTATAGAACAAGACTCTGATCTTGTTATGTTTATCTATCGAGATGAAGTGTATAATAAAAAAGAAGATAATCCTAAAAAAGGTATTGCTGAACTCATTATTGGAAAACACCGTAATGGTCGGACAGGTACAGTCGAACTTTCCTTCCTTCCTCGATATACTGCCTTTGAAGAACTTTCAAAATAA
- the gmd gene encoding GDP-mannose 4,6-dehydratase: MKRALITGITGQDGAYLAEFLIRKGYEVHGIKRRSSLFNTDRIDHLYQDPQVENRKLILHYGDLTDATNLIRVIQEVQPDELYNLAAQSHVKVSFESPEYTANVDGLGALRLLEAIRILNLIDKTRYYQASTSELYGLAQEIPQTEKTPFYPRSPYACAKLYAYWITVNYREAYGMYACNGILFNHESPLRGETFVTRKITRGLARIALGLMSTLYLGNLDALRDWGHSRDYIQMQWLMLQQDKPEDYVIATGRQISVREFVNIAANELGITLSWKGSGVDEQAIIETIDATKLAQMLRRPVSEAPLKVGQVIIKIDPRQFRPTEVDSLIGDASKAQQKLGWKPMISFESMVTEMLQEDISLATRDAVCKIAGFKAFNHDE; the protein is encoded by the coding sequence ATGAAGCGTGCACTTATTACAGGAATAACAGGTCAGGATGGGGCATATCTTGCAGAATTCCTTATCCGTAAAGGATATGAAGTTCATGGTATTAAGCGTCGCTCGTCCCTTTTTAATACAGATCGTATTGATCATCTTTATCAAGATCCTCAGGTAGAGAATAGGAAGTTAATCCTTCACTATGGTGATCTTACAGATGCTACAAATCTTATCCGTGTTATTCAAGAAGTCCAACCAGATGAGTTATATAATTTAGCAGCTCAAAGTCATGTAAAAGTTTCTTTTGAATCTCCAGAATATACAGCTAATGTGGATGGCCTTGGTGCTTTGAGGCTTCTTGAAGCCATTCGTATTTTGAATCTTATAGATAAAACTCGTTATTATCAGGCTTCGACATCAGAATTGTATGGGCTTGCTCAAGAGATACCTCAGACAGAGAAGACGCCTTTTTATCCACGTTCTCCATATGCATGTGCAAAACTCTATGCTTATTGGATAACAGTCAATTATCGTGAAGCATATGGAATGTATGCTTGTAATGGTATTTTGTTTAATCATGAGTCTCCATTACGTGGGGAGACATTTGTTACACGTAAGATTACCCGAGGATTAGCAAGAATTGCACTTGGACTTATGTCAACATTGTATCTTGGAAACCTTGATGCATTAAGAGACTGGGGACATTCTCGAGATTATATACAAATGCAGTGGCTTATGTTGCAGCAGGATAAACCAGAAGACTATGTTATTGCAACAGGACGTCAGATATCAGTAAGAGAGTTTGTAAATATTGCTGCTAACGAGTTAGGTATTACACTTTCTTGGAAAGGATCAGGGGTAGATGAGCAGGCTATTATTGAAACTATTGATGCTACAAAGCTTGCTCAAATGCTTAGACGTCCTGTGTCAGAAGCGCCATTAAAAGTTGGACAGGTTATTATAAAAATTGATCCTCGTCAGTTTAGGCCAACAGAAGTAGACTCTTTAATTGGAGATGCTTCAAAAGCACAGCAAAAGCTTGGATGGAAGCCAATGATTTCTTTTGAATCAATGGTGACAGAAATGCTCCAAGAAGATATATCACTAGCTACCCGCGATGCCGTTTGTAAGATTGCTGGCTTTAAGGCATTTAATCATGATGAGTAA
- a CDS encoding helix-turn-helix domain-containing protein: MNNNFSKNLGLIIRAIRTKHKDEIVLDRLAELSGLTKRYIQMIERGERNITVINLFPLANALDIPIIQLIEYLNYTLEHGSLPDFLLEVLPIKKVGRPKKNKIRNTMS, encoded by the coding sequence ATGAATAATAATTTTTCTAAAAATTTAGGCCTTATTATTAGAGCTATTAGAACTAAACATAAAGATGAAATAGTATTAGATAGACTTGCAGAACTCTCAGGATTAACAAAACGTTATATCCAGATGATTGAAAGAGGAGAACGAAATATAACTGTTATAAATCTTTTCCCATTAGCAAACGCTTTGGATATACCAATTATACAACTTATAGAATATCTTAATTATACATTAGAACATGGTAGTTTACCAGACTTTCTTCTTGAAGTACTACCAATTAAGAAAGTTGGACGGCCTAAAAAGAATAAAATACGTAATACAATGTCTTAA
- a CDS encoding putative holin — translation MHCNVKFVNKVCSARRWFSICVILTVLLFLALVIFSPRQLPVIHYKFALCLLAGLAGYWLDRVLFPFANPSGYLCEDWKEHINGCQTGRADYPIVIEYQKSFCTAMLRQAAIVVGTMLAVSLGL, via the coding sequence ATGCATTGTAACGTAAAGTTTGTTAATAAAGTATGTAGTGCTAGAAGATGGTTTAGTATATGTGTTATCCTTACGGTGTTATTATTTTTAGCTTTAGTTATTTTTTCACCAAGGCAACTACCTGTTATCCATTATAAATTTGCATTATGTCTTTTAGCTGGTTTGGCTGGTTATTGGCTTGATCGTGTACTTTTTCCTTTTGCTAATCCTAGTGGCTATCTATGTGAAGATTGGAAAGAACATATTAATGGGTGTCAAACTGGACGTGCTGATTACCCAATAGTGATAGAATATCAAAAAAGTTTTTGTACGGCTATGTTACGTCAAGCAGCTATTGTTGTAGGAACAATGTTAGCTGTAAGTTTAGGATTATAA
- a CDS encoding glycosyltransferase family 2 protein, with protein MSPTSPIISIIIPTYNMEPWITDTIHSVLKQSFSNFECIIIDDGSTDNTVPTIQQIHDPRLHILQQTNQGVSAARNTGLSHAKGQYIAFLDGDDLWDSQFLQIMLNALQTSPGSKLSWCNTVMFMDVTYKKKPQPWGDIHKTGNIWWDFLQHTYFTMGAFLVETQLIKHIGVFDTTLLVGEDRDFILRILAYLYSKSSSFTQVIHIPIPLKYYRIHTRNSVKKYASQALQDEWYYMKKHIEHPTIPEHIKKKSYSNLAFKLAVIAAFGTKNISSALSWYGKAIKIHPWNLNLYLLPLKKCLLSLMPQLKVNIPGSLKNYLQ; from the coding sequence ATGAGCCCTACTTCGCCAATAATATCCATTATTATACCTACCTATAATATGGAGCCATGGATTACGGACACTATTCATAGTGTGTTAAAGCAATCCTTCTCTAATTTTGAGTGTATCATTATTGATGATGGCTCTACTGATAATACTGTACCTACTATTCAACAAATACATGATCCAAGATTGCATATTCTTCAACAGACAAATCAAGGTGTCTCTGCTGCTAGGAATACAGGTCTTAGTCATGCAAAAGGACAATATATTGCATTTCTTGATGGAGATGATCTTTGGGACTCCCAATTTCTCCAAATAATGCTTAATGCACTTCAAACATCACCAGGGTCTAAGCTTAGTTGGTGTAATACTGTCATGTTCATGGACGTAACCTACAAAAAAAAACCACAACCTTGGGGGGATATCCATAAAACAGGAAATATATGGTGGGACTTTCTTCAACATACCTATTTCACAATGGGAGCATTTCTTGTTGAAACACAGCTTATAAAACATATTGGAGTATTTGATACGACACTTCTTGTAGGAGAAGATAGAGATTTTATCTTAAGAATCCTTGCATATCTTTATTCAAAGTCATCATCTTTTACACAAGTTATTCATATCCCAATCCCATTAAAATATTATCGTATTCATACAAGAAATTCTGTAAAAAAGTATGCCTCCCAAGCGCTCCAAGATGAATGGTATTATATGAAAAAACACATAGAACATCCTACTATTCCTGAACATATCAAAAAAAAGAGCTACTCAAATCTTGCATTTAAACTTGCTGTTATTGCTGCTTTTGGAACAAAAAATATTTCTAGTGCCTTATCTTGGTATGGCAAAGCAATAAAGATTCATCCATGGAACCTTAACCTTTATCTTCTTCCTCTTAAAAAATGTCTTCTTTCTCTTATGCCTCAACTAAAAGTAAATATCCCTGGATCTCTCAAAAACTACTTACAATAA
- a CDS encoding glycosyltransferase family 2 protein: MTYSSSPEISIIVLTYNQHASYTIPCIESLLQTTPNNCEIILVDNGSTDGTVEWMQQLSYPHLTVIDNKKNLGYAAGNNVGLKKAKGEFIILLNNDTLLPPGWLEPLIEPLKHNKKLGLIGPVTNRIGSPQQIVLPGYLNNTNNRSSKKPIKPNDSWEEAAIAYMNHQKGTLTYTTMLCFFCVAISRQCIETVGLLDEQFQKGNFEDDDYCIRVKQHGFQIAYTDASFVWHYGEGTLSQLPSRELSSIWFKNQKYFKEKHGYLSLIADRANNCLNSIQKALEELNTETHFDHIIIERCLAHLPYLHDILTQLERLEKESRTIKGTLLRMAKHVDAAYFGSFFKSMLYNFQTKQ; this comes from the coding sequence ATGACATATTCATCTTCACCAGAAATCAGTATTATTGTCCTCACATACAATCAACATGCATCATATACAATCCCCTGTATAGAAAGCCTACTGCAAACAACACCAAACAATTGTGAAATTATTCTAGTAGATAATGGTTCAACTGATGGGACAGTGGAATGGATGCAACAGTTATCATATCCACATCTCACAGTTATAGATAATAAAAAAAATCTAGGATATGCAGCTGGAAATAATGTTGGACTTAAAAAAGCAAAAGGAGAATTTATCATCCTGCTTAATAATGATACATTACTTCCTCCAGGGTGGTTAGAACCTCTTATTGAACCTCTTAAACATAATAAAAAACTTGGTCTTATTGGGCCTGTAACAAATCGTATTGGTAGTCCTCAACAGATTGTACTTCCTGGGTACCTTAATAATACTAATAATAGATCATCTAAAAAACCTATTAAACCCAATGATTCATGGGAAGAGGCTGCTATTGCCTATATGAACCACCAGAAAGGCACATTAACTTATACAACAATGCTTTGCTTTTTCTGTGTAGCTATTAGTAGGCAATGCATTGAAACTGTTGGCTTGCTTGATGAGCAATTCCAGAAAGGAAACTTTGAAGATGACGATTATTGTATAAGAGTTAAGCAACATGGATTTCAGATTGCTTATACAGATGCTTCATTTGTATGGCATTATGGAGAAGGAACACTTTCTCAACTTCCATCAAGAGAATTATCATCAATATGGTTCAAAAACCAAAAATACTTTAAAGAAAAACATGGTTATCTTTCACTTATTGCAGATCGTGCCAATAACTGCTTAAATAGCATTCAAAAAGCATTGGAAGAATTAAACACAGAAACACACTTTGATCACATAATTATTGAACGTTGTTTAGCACACTTACCGTATCTTCATGACATTCTTACACAACTTGAGCGTCTTGAAAAAGAATCACGTACTATTAAAGGAACGCTATTACGAATGGCAAAACATGTTGATGCTGCCTATTTTGGATCATTTTTCAAATCAATGCTCTATAATTTTCAAACCAAACAATGA
- a CDS encoding phage GP46 family protein: MDAELDVRTGDYTSHQINTLANAVYIRLMTPLGTWWQDITLGSRLHELEREKDVQRVRILAKQYAEEALAPLLKEKRAKHIVVSAEIPTAGQCTLYINVEDATGRPYTFSHTMRVS; the protein is encoded by the coding sequence ATGGATGCAGAACTTGACGTTAGAACAGGTGATTACACGTCACATCAAATCAATACCCTTGCAAATGCGGTATATATTCGATTGATGACCCCTCTTGGGACTTGGTGGCAGGACATAACTCTTGGCTCACGATTGCATGAACTTGAGCGTGAGAAAGATGTTCAACGTGTACGAATACTTGCTAAGCAATATGCTGAAGAAGCTCTAGCACCTTTATTAAAAGAGAAAAGAGCTAAACATATTGTTGTGTCAGCAGAAATACCGACTGCTGGGCAATGTACATTATATATAAATGTTGAAGATGCTACTGGCCGTCCTTACACATTCAGCCATACTATGAGAGTTTCCTGA